A window from bacterium encodes these proteins:
- a CDS encoding alpha/beta hydrolase → MKRILAAGAFLLALDLAASAYLYDLGVARTSKEFLKQDPRLAQTKNALAFKEGHAWLDKQPLETIEQTSFDGLKLRAYYLAAATPSNKTAILTHGYSSQGRRMGAFARYYHDKLGYNVLMPDARGHGSSEGQYIGYGWHDRLDLLRWIDVAAQKTGSGATLVLHGVSMGGATVTMASGEKLPAAVKAIVSDCAFTSAEEVLTYHLDRMYHLPPFPLMPSVSLMTKIRAGYSFDEASAIAQVRKAERPMLFIHGASDSFVPVEMVHRLYAACPTEKDLLLVPNAEHGTSIAIDPVAYERKVSAFLAKYAR, encoded by the coding sequence ATGAAACGAATCCTCGCCGCCGGTGCGTTCCTGCTCGCCCTCGATCTCGCCGCCAGCGCCTACCTCTACGATCTCGGCGTCGCGCGCACCTCCAAGGAGTTCCTCAAGCAGGATCCTCGGCTGGCGCAGACGAAGAACGCCCTGGCCTTCAAAGAGGGCCACGCCTGGCTCGACAAGCAGCCGCTCGAAACCATCGAACAGACCTCCTTCGACGGGCTCAAGCTGCGCGCCTACTACCTCGCGGCCGCCACCCCCTCGAACAAGACCGCGATCCTCACCCACGGCTACTCCTCGCAGGGGCGGCGCATGGGGGCCTTCGCCCGCTACTATCACGACAAGCTCGGCTACAACGTGCTCATGCCCGACGCCCGCGGGCACGGATCGAGCGAAGGCCAGTACATCGGCTACGGCTGGCACGATCGGCTCGACCTCTTGCGCTGGATCGACGTGGCCGCCCAGAAGACGGGCAGCGGTGCGACCCTCGTCCTGCACGGGGTCTCCATGGGCGGCGCCACCGTCACCATGGCAAGCGGCGAGAAGCTTCCCGCCGCGGTGAAGGCGATCGTCTCGGACTGCGCCTTCACCTCCGCCGAAGAGGTTCTCACCTACCACCTGGACCGCATGTATCACCTGCCGCCCTTCCCTCTGATGCCGAGCGTCAGCCTCATGACCAAGATCCGGGCGGGCTACAGCTTCGACGAGGCCTCGGCGATCGCACAGGTGCGCAAGGCCGAACGCCCCATGCTCTTCATCCACGGGGCCTCCGACTCCTTCGTGCCCGTCGAGATGGTGCACCGGCTGTACGCGGCCTGCCCGACCGAGAAGGACCTCCTCCTCGTGCCGAACGCCGAGCACGGGACCTCCATCGCGATCGACCCGGTCGCCTACGAGCGAAAGGTCAGCGCCTTCCTCGCCAAGTACGCGCGCTAA
- a CDS encoding glycoside hydrolase family 3 C-terminal domain-containing protein, which produces MTLEEKAAFCSGQDFWTTRAIARLQLPSIWLSDGPHGLRKAGGGMMGQAQPATCFPTASALASSWDVELLERCGRAIACEAQASGVHVVLGPGVNMKRSPLGGRNFEYFSEDPRLSGKMAAAQITGMQAEGVGACLKHFAANNQETERFTSSSDPDPRTLHEVYLAAFETAVKEARPWSLMAAYNKLYGTYATESALLLRRILKDQWGYGGVVVSDWGAVDDPVAALRAGMHLEMPGTDNDHMERLIAAVRDGSLEESTLDAMVGELLRAILAVHATHRPEASFDADAHHALAHELAAASMVLLKNDQGLLPLAAASASKVAVIGGFAKHPRYQGSGSSQVNPTRLSNAFEPLALALGDRLAYAEGYLSDGETTDALVSEAVAVAAGADVAIVFAGVPEVCESEGFDRTHLFLPAGHDRVIAAVAQAQPRTVVVLMNGSAVAMPWAEKVGAILEAWLGGQASGEAIADILTGRINPSGKLSETFPRRIEDTPAYPYFPARDGVARYGEGLLIGYRHYDTRCVAPLFPFGHGLSYTRFAYGAPTLSAEAIKDTDTLQVSVPVANVGARAGQEVVQLYVRNRTGAAVFPDKELRHFAKVALEAGETKTVTFALTFRDFAYFEPSIEDWLVASGDYDVLVGASSQDVRDARTVTVEATRRAFAPLTRNSLLKQVGAHPHGKVLYRTILEAVAPVFGMEGKTDPEALTMFERMIADTLIHKFVETSEGRLSEHRLDALLAEANAAAPAAQG; this is translated from the coding sequence ATGACCCTCGAAGAGAAGGCTGCTTTCTGCTCGGGGCAGGACTTCTGGACGACCCGTGCCATCGCGCGGCTTCAGCTGCCCTCGATCTGGCTCTCCGACGGGCCCCACGGCCTGCGCAAGGCGGGAGGCGGCATGATGGGCCAGGCGCAGCCTGCGACCTGCTTTCCCACGGCCTCGGCCTTGGCCTCGTCGTGGGACGTCGAGTTGCTCGAACGCTGCGGTCGGGCGATCGCGTGCGAGGCCCAGGCGAGCGGCGTCCACGTGGTGCTCGGCCCGGGCGTCAACATGAAGCGATCGCCGCTCGGCGGCCGGAACTTCGAGTACTTCTCCGAGGACCCGCGCCTTTCAGGCAAGATGGCCGCGGCCCAGATCACGGGCATGCAGGCCGAGGGCGTCGGCGCCTGCCTCAAGCACTTCGCTGCCAACAACCAGGAGACCGAGCGCTTCACGTCCAGCTCCGACCCGGACCCGCGCACCCTGCACGAGGTCTACCTCGCGGCCTTCGAGACGGCCGTCAAGGAGGCCCGCCCCTGGTCCCTGATGGCGGCCTACAACAAGCTCTACGGCACCTACGCGACCGAGAGCGCGCTGCTCTTGCGGCGCATCCTGAAGGATCAATGGGGCTACGGGGGCGTCGTCGTCTCGGACTGGGGAGCGGTGGACGATCCCGTGGCTGCCTTGCGTGCGGGCATGCACCTGGAGATGCCCGGTACCGATAACGACCACATGGAGCGCCTGATTGCCGCCGTGCGTGACGGGAGCCTGGAAGAAAGCACCCTCGATGCGATGGTCGGCGAGCTGCTCAGGGCCATCCTGGCCGTTCACGCCACGCATCGGCCCGAGGCGAGCTTCGACGCCGACGCCCATCACGCCCTGGCCCACGAGCTGGCGGCTGCCAGCATGGTCCTGCTCAAGAACGACCAGGGCCTCTTGCCTTTGGCGGCCGCCTCGGCCTCGAAGGTCGCCGTGATCGGTGGCTTTGCCAAGCACCCGCGCTACCAGGGCTCGGGCAGCTCCCAGGTCAACCCGACCCGCCTCTCGAACGCCTTCGAGCCCCTCGCGTTGGCCCTGGGCGATCGCCTCGCCTACGCCGAGGGCTACCTGAGCGACGGGGAGACCACCGATGCGCTGGTGTCCGAGGCGGTGGCCGTCGCGGCGGGCGCGGACGTGGCCATCGTCTTTGCGGGGGTGCCCGAGGTTTGCGAGTCGGAAGGCTTCGATCGCACGCACCTCTTCTTGCCGGCGGGGCACGATCGGGTGATCGCGGCGGTGGCCCAGGCGCAGCCCCGGACCGTGGTGGTGCTCATGAACGGCTCGGCGGTCGCCATGCCGTGGGCCGAGAAGGTGGGCGCGATCCTCGAGGCTTGGCTCGGCGGTCAAGCGAGCGGCGAGGCGATCGCAGACATCCTGACCGGGCGGATCAATCCATCGGGCAAGCTCTCGGAGACCTTCCCCCGTCGGATCGAGGATACCCCGGCCTATCCTTACTTCCCCGCCCGGGACGGGGTCGCGCGCTATGGCGAGGGCCTGCTCATCGGCTACCGCCACTACGACACCCGCTGTGTCGCGCCCCTCTTCCCCTTCGGCCACGGCCTGAGCTACACCCGCTTCGCTTACGGCGCGCCGACCCTGAGCGCCGAGGCGATCAAGGATACCGACACCTTGCAGGTGAGCGTGCCCGTCGCCAACGTCGGCGCGCGTGCCGGCCAGGAGGTCGTGCAGCTCTACGTGCGCAACCGGACGGGGGCGGCAGTCTTTCCCGACAAGGAGCTGCGGCACTTTGCCAAGGTCGCGCTCGAAGCCGGCGAGACGAAGACCGTCACCTTCGCGCTCACCTTTCGGGACTTCGCCTATTTCGAGCCGTCGATCGAGGACTGGCTCGTTGCGAGCGGCGACTACGACGTGCTCGTCGGGGCCTCGTCGCAGGATGTGCGCGACGCTCGGACCGTCACCGTCGAAGCCACGCGCAGGGCCTTCGCCCCGCTCACCCGAAATTCGTTACTGAAGCAGGTGGGGGCGCATCCGCACGGCAAGGTCCTCTATCGCACGATTCTCGAGGCGGTGGCACCCGTCTTTGGCATGGAGGGCAAGACCGATCCCGAGGCCCTCACCATGTTCGAGCGCATGATCGCCGACACCCTGATCCACAAGTTCGTGGAGACCTCGGAAGGAAGGCTGAGCGAGCACCGCCTGGACGCGCTGCTCGCCGAAGCGAACGCCGCCGCGCCGGCCGCCCAGGGTTGA
- a CDS encoding MBL fold metallo-hydrolase gives MSLTHSATSTSLHEIADSIYRISTPIPPSVIPGGFTFNQYLLVDDEPLLFHTGPRKLFQTTREAIEKVLPISKLRHIAFSHVEADECGALNDLLAVAPQASPLCGFIAGVTSINDLADRPARLLRDGEVFSTGKHMFQWFDTPHLPHGWDCGFLMETTTRTLLCGDLFTQGGADLPALTESDILGPSEGYRAAMDYFAHTRDARTMLERLAAAIPTTLACMHGSAWRGNGAGLLLALADALEK, from the coding sequence ATGAGCCTCACCCACAGCGCGACGAGCACGAGCCTTCACGAGATCGCAGACAGCATCTATCGCATCAGCACGCCGATCCCCCCGAGCGTCATCCCCGGCGGCTTCACGTTCAACCAGTATCTACTTGTCGATGACGAGCCCCTCTTGTTCCATACCGGCCCGCGCAAGCTGTTCCAAACGACGCGCGAGGCCATCGAGAAGGTCCTGCCGATCTCCAAGCTCCGCCACATCGCCTTCTCCCACGTCGAAGCGGATGAGTGCGGCGCCCTGAACGACCTGCTCGCCGTCGCGCCTCAGGCCAGCCCGCTCTGCGGCTTCATCGCAGGGGTCACGTCCATCAACGACCTGGCGGATCGCCCCGCGCGCTTGCTCCGCGATGGCGAGGTGTTCTCCACCGGCAAGCACATGTTCCAGTGGTTCGACACCCCGCACCTGCCCCATGGCTGGGACTGCGGCTTCCTGATGGAGACGACCACGCGCACCCTCCTCTGCGGTGATCTCTTCACCCAGGGGGGCGCCGACCTCCCGGCGCTGACCGAATCGGACATCCTCGGCCCGAGTGAAGGCTATCGCGCCGCGATGGACTACTTCGCCCACACGCGCGACGCGCGCACCATGCTCGAGCGGCTCGCCGCCGCCATTCCCACGACACTCGCATGCATGCACGGCAGCGCTTGGCGTGGCAATGGCGCGGGCCTCTTGCTCGCGCTCGCCGACGCGCTGGAGAAGTGA
- a CDS encoding APC family permease has product MAQDLPPEATPGPADRSDRGAPLPSGCSAEPAEKGPAHFTLSQGASEGAPFFGRTLLRFKHFLIGRPLATLQLPHERIPKWKALAVLSSDALSSVAYATEEILLVLVVAGTASLGLSLPIAGAIALLLAAVAFSYRQTIFHYPQGGGTYTVTKDNLGLRPALVAGSSLMVDYVLTVAVSVSSGVAAVTSAFPALHPYKAPLAVGVVVLLTLANLRGTRESATIFVLPTYFFIGSMFVLLGLGAWKIALGAPPVEATTEATRSASEAIGVFLVLRAFASGCTAMTGTEAISNGIPIFREPQSRNAATTLSWMAALLALFFLGITFLAQHYAIHPAPEETVVSQLTRAIAGHGVLYYAVQASTALILLLAANTSYADFPRLANFMAQDGFLPKQFTYFGDRLAYSTGIIVLGLLSGLLVALFRADTHALIPLYAVGVFVAFTLSQASMAWRWWSRREPGWPRGLVINGVGALATGIVSLVVVVTKFVHGAWIIVLLIPLMVAAFSWVRTYYQCIERVLALDPDARAFGPLKPGWVVVPVSGLNKAGVNTVRLALALSERVTLVHVTDRPEEGDRVQSEWQRHFPALPFVIVESPYRMLVSPIIAYLRACRPQAPAGPILVVLTELVPQRWWQYVLFNLDALKFKLALFFMPRVNVVDAPFHLEEEG; this is encoded by the coding sequence ATGGCTCAAGACTTGCCGCCTGAAGCCACCCCGGGCCCGGCCGATCGTTCTGACCGAGGTGCCCCTTTACCATCGGGCTGTTCAGCCGAGCCCGCCGAGAAGGGCCCGGCGCATTTCACCCTCTCGCAAGGTGCGTCCGAAGGCGCGCCCTTCTTCGGGCGAACGTTGCTTCGCTTCAAGCACTTCCTGATCGGGCGACCTCTGGCCACCCTTCAGTTGCCCCACGAGCGGATCCCCAAGTGGAAGGCGCTGGCGGTGCTCTCGTCGGATGCCCTCTCGTCGGTGGCTTATGCGACGGAAGAGATCCTCTTGGTGCTCGTCGTGGCGGGGACGGCGAGCCTGGGGCTCAGCCTCCCCATCGCCGGGGCGATCGCCCTTTTGCTCGCGGCCGTGGCCTTCTCCTATCGTCAGACGATTTTTCACTATCCCCAGGGCGGGGGGACCTACACCGTGACCAAGGACAACCTGGGTCTCAGGCCCGCCCTGGTCGCGGGGTCCTCGCTCATGGTCGATTACGTGCTGACGGTGGCGGTCAGCGTCTCTTCCGGGGTTGCGGCGGTGACCTCGGCGTTTCCGGCGCTCCATCCTTACAAGGCGCCTTTGGCCGTGGGGGTCGTGGTGCTCCTGACGCTCGCAAACCTGAGGGGCACGCGCGAGTCGGCGACGATCTTCGTGTTGCCGACCTACTTCTTCATTGGCAGCATGTTCGTGTTGCTCGGCCTCGGGGCCTGGAAGATCGCTCTGGGCGCGCCGCCCGTCGAGGCGACGACCGAAGCTACGCGCTCGGCGAGCGAGGCGATCGGGGTCTTTCTCGTGTTGAGGGCTTTCGCTTCGGGCTGCACGGCCATGACGGGGACCGAGGCCATCTCGAACGGCATTCCCATCTTTCGAGAGCCTCAGTCTCGGAACGCGGCCACGACCCTGTCCTGGATGGCCGCCTTGCTGGCCCTCTTCTTCCTCGGTATCACCTTCCTGGCGCAGCACTACGCGATCCACCCCGCGCCCGAAGAGACCGTGGTATCCCAGCTCACGCGCGCGATCGCGGGTCACGGCGTGCTGTACTACGCGGTCCAGGCCTCGACGGCCCTCATCCTGCTTTTGGCTGCCAACACCAGCTACGCGGACTTTCCGCGACTCGCGAACTTCATGGCGCAGGACGGCTTTTTGCCGAAGCAGTTCACCTATTTCGGCGATCGCCTGGCCTATTCGACGGGCATCATCGTGCTCGGCCTTTTGTCTGGCTTGCTTGTCGCGCTCTTCAGGGCCGATACGCACGCCTTGATCCCGCTCTACGCGGTCGGAGTCTTCGTGGCCTTCACCTTGTCGCAGGCCAGCATGGCCTGGCGCTGGTGGAGCCGGCGAGAGCCAGGTTGGCCCCGAGGGCTGGTGATCAACGGGGTCGGGGCGCTGGCCACGGGGATCGTCTCGCTGGTGGTCGTCGTGACGAAGTTCGTGCACGGCGCCTGGATTATCGTCCTCTTGATCCCCTTGATGGTTGCCGCGTTTTCCTGGGTTCGCACTTACTACCAGTGCATTGAGCGAGTGCTGGCGCTCGATCCCGACGCGCGCGCGTTCGGCCCGCTCAAGCCTGGCTGGGTCGTCGTGCCCGTTTCGGGCCTCAACAAGGCCGGCGTGAACACGGTGCGGCTGGCGTTAGCTCTCTCCGAGCGGGTGACATTGGTCCACGTCACTGATCGACCGGAGGAGGGCGATCGCGTGCAGAGCGAGTGGCAGCGCCACTTCCCCGCTCTCCCGTTCGTGATCGTGGAGTCGCCGTATCGCATGCTCGTCTCGCCGATCATCGCCTATCTGCGGGCTTGCCGGCCCCAAGCACCCGCGGGCCCCATCCTCGTTGTCCTGACGGAGCTGGTACCGCAGCGCTGGTGGCAGTACGTGCTCTTCAACCTGGATGCCTTGAAGTTCAAGCTCGCGCTCTTTTTCATGCCCCGGGTCAACGTCGTGGACGCTCCGTTCCACCTCGAAGAGGAGGGCTAA
- a CDS encoding PAS domain-containing sensor histidine kinase has translation MNPPGIPDEQAAITLSERHYRHIMQKSADILHIHDRAGRIIETNEQTCISLGYSRDEMLSLNVSDFEESLTQEKLEQIWQQIRYGSTCTLEGLHRRKDGSCYPVEVRLGVFEAEERELIIASARDLTMCKEAAAEIVRRNLELVKARELARLKDHFLSTLSHEMKTPLSLILGYTELLQDMYPDQELLNGIEDGSRRLSEHINHMLDYSALLSDSLPLHPTEVALDEVIDQAIALSRETFQSNVLNVVTESVPDLPLVQGDFRRLLQMVLELLENARKFSPPGGKITVRTRACKSHVRLEVEDCGEGIPPAFQAHVWEAFRQFKQGDSQRAGGLGLGLTLVKKLAELHGGRVEMASMPGRGSLFAIFLPTCQ, from the coding sequence ATGAATCCCCCCGGCATCCCGGATGAGCAAGCAGCTATCACGCTGAGCGAGCGGCACTACCGACATATCATGCAAAAGTCGGCCGACATCCTGCACATCCACGACCGGGCCGGCCGGATCATCGAGACCAACGAGCAGACCTGCATTTCGCTGGGCTACTCCCGCGACGAGATGCTGTCGCTGAACGTCTCGGACTTCGAAGAGAGCCTGACCCAGGAGAAGTTGGAGCAAATCTGGCAGCAGATTCGCTACGGCTCGACCTGCACCCTGGAAGGGCTGCATCGCCGCAAGGACGGCAGCTGCTACCCGGTGGAGGTGCGGCTGGGGGTCTTCGAGGCGGAAGAGCGAGAACTCATCATCGCAAGCGCCCGTGATTTGACCATGTGCAAGGAGGCGGCGGCCGAGATCGTGCGCCGCAACCTGGAGCTGGTGAAAGCCCGAGAGCTCGCCCGCCTCAAGGATCACTTCCTCTCCACGCTCTCCCACGAGATGAAGACGCCCCTCTCCTTGATCCTCGGCTACACGGAGCTCTTGCAGGACATGTATCCGGACCAGGAGCTGCTCAATGGGATCGAGGACGGCAGCAGGCGGCTCTCCGAGCACATCAACCACATGCTCGACTACAGCGCGCTACTCAGCGACAGCCTTCCCTTGCATCCGACGGAGGTCGCGCTCGACGAGGTCATCGATCAGGCGATCGCGCTCTCGCGCGAAACGTTCCAAAGCAACGTGCTCAATGTGGTGACCGAGAGCGTCCCCGACTTGCCGCTCGTTCAAGGGGATTTCCGGCGGCTTCTCCAGATGGTGCTCGAATTGCTGGAGAACGCGCGAAAATTCTCACCGCCCGGCGGGAAAATCACCGTGCGCACCCGGGCTTGCAAGTCGCACGTGCGCCTGGAAGTCGAGGACTGCGGCGAGGGGATCCCTCCCGCCTTCCAGGCACACGTCTGGGAGGCCTTCCGGCAGTTCAAGCAGGGGGATTCCCAGCGCGCCGGCGGCCTCGGACTCGGGCTTACGCTCGTCAAGAAGCTCGCGGAACTGCACGGAGGGCGGGTCGAAATGGCGAGCATGCCTGGGCGCGGAAGCCTCTTCGCCATCTTCCTGCCGACTTGCCAGTAG
- a CDS encoding protein-ADP-ribose hydrolase: MTLSLDDYRTLLALDAPYQAPAPASAQEAPELIKTLLSELIRAMPEDPLVRRLAQADQLSVRQRLQGMLTVLPARPAMPAAFHDQLDRLLQYELSQKAITQGATLPNLAERFVGTSFSAAARCALWRGDITTLEVDAIVNAANDAMMGCFQPFHACIDNAIHAAAGPRLREDCDRLMTLQGGPEPTGTAKVTRGYHLPSRFVLHTVGPLYRGPGPVPSARDREALAASYRSCLDLAAALGSIRTLAFCSISTGVFGFPARPAAEVALQTVARWLQDHPGVIDRVIFNVFSAADQELYESLLAV, from the coding sequence ATGACCCTTTCGCTCGACGATTACCGTACGCTCTTGGCGCTGGATGCGCCCTACCAAGCCCCGGCGCCTGCCTCGGCCCAAGAGGCGCCGGAGCTGATCAAGACCTTGCTCTCGGAACTGATCAGGGCGATGCCTGAGGATCCACTGGTCCGTCGGCTCGCGCAGGCCGATCAACTCTCCGTGCGGCAGCGCTTGCAGGGGATGCTGACGGTCTTGCCCGCAAGGCCTGCCATGCCCGCGGCATTCCACGACCAGTTGGACCGCCTCCTGCAATACGAACTGAGCCAGAAGGCCATCACCCAAGGGGCGACCCTTCCGAATCTCGCGGAGCGCTTCGTCGGGACCTCCTTCTCGGCGGCTGCGCGGTGTGCTTTGTGGCGAGGAGACATCACGACCCTTGAAGTCGATGCGATCGTCAACGCGGCGAACGATGCCATGATGGGCTGCTTTCAGCCCTTTCACGCCTGCATCGACAACGCGATCCATGCGGCGGCGGGGCCCCGCCTGAGAGAGGACTGCGATCGCCTCATGACCTTGCAAGGAGGCCCCGAGCCGACGGGCACCGCCAAGGTCACCCGTGGTTACCACTTGCCTTCGCGCTTCGTCCTGCACACGGTGGGCCCCCTCTACCGCGGCCCAGGGCCGGTGCCTTCGGCGCGCGATCGCGAGGCGCTCGCGGCCAGCTACCGTTCCTGCCTCGATCTGGCGGCAGCGCTCGGTTCCATCCGGACCCTGGCGTTTTGCAGCATCTCGACGGGCGTCTTCGGCTTTCCGGCGCGCCCGGCGGCCGAAGTGGCCCTGCAGACCGTCGCTCGGTGGCTCCAGGACCATCCCGGCGTGATCGACCGGGTGATTTTCAACGTCTTTTCGGCGGCCGATCAGGAGCTCTACGAGAGCCTCTTGGCGGTCTGA
- a CDS encoding NAD-dependent protein deacetylase of SIR2 family, translating into MPIPVTLPDDRLIEETLARLARAERVLIGAGAGLSVDAGINYLDTAYFARRFPAMLQYGFTCQYEFMGDLDWSEELQWGYLADHVNAVRYETPAQPVYTKLFELVKDKDYFVITSNVDAQFAKGGFSEGRIFTRQGRYDYLQCLAPCTTEVWPIEPVIDRILPVIDPATQQVTDPDVIPRCPHCGGPVFMNVRGGPWFVEEPYEALGEQFNDWLDDAWGAPLLLVEIGAGFNTPSVIRWPMEQIAQQHPDAHLLRVNPDYPQLPPELSGKATSVRSGGLPFIEALHVRRSRGKLS; encoded by the coding sequence ATGCCCATTCCCGTGACTTTGCCGGATGATCGGCTGATCGAGGAGACCCTGGCGCGCCTTGCGCGGGCCGAGCGGGTGTTGATCGGCGCCGGCGCGGGCCTTTCGGTGGATGCAGGCATCAACTACCTGGATACGGCCTACTTCGCGCGGCGCTTCCCTGCCATGTTGCAGTACGGCTTCACGTGCCAGTACGAGTTCATGGGGGACCTGGACTGGAGCGAGGAGCTGCAGTGGGGATACCTTGCGGATCACGTGAACGCCGTGCGCTACGAGACGCCTGCCCAGCCGGTGTACACCAAGCTGTTCGAGCTGGTGAAGGACAAGGATTACTTCGTCATCACGAGCAACGTGGACGCGCAGTTCGCCAAGGGGGGCTTTTCGGAGGGTCGCATCTTCACCCGTCAGGGCCGTTACGACTATCTCCAGTGCCTCGCGCCCTGCACGACCGAGGTTTGGCCCATCGAGCCGGTCATCGATCGCATCCTGCCCGTCATCGACCCTGCGACCCAGCAGGTGACGGATCCTGACGTTATCCCGCGCTGCCCCCATTGCGGCGGCCCCGTGTTCATGAACGTGCGGGGCGGCCCGTGGTTCGTGGAGGAGCCCTACGAGGCCTTGGGCGAGCAGTTCAATGATTGGCTGGATGACGCCTGGGGGGCGCCGCTGCTCCTCGTCGAGATCGGCGCCGGCTTCAATACCCCCAGCGTGATTCGCTGGCCCATGGAGCAAATCGCGCAGCAGCACCCTGACGCTCACTTGCTGCGCGTCAATCCCGATTACCCGCAGTTGCCGCCCGAGCTATCGGGTAAGGCCACCTCCGTGAGGTCGGGGGGATTGCCCTTCATCGAGGCGCTGCATGTTCGCAGGTCACGGGGCAAGCTGTCTTAG